One Actinomyces marmotae DNA window includes the following coding sequences:
- the wecC gene encoding UDP-N-acetyl-D-mannosamine dehydrogenase, translating to MTTTRTLAPADPSDGAPISTVAVVGLGYIGLPTAAALSSAGLRVIGVDTSASRVEAVGRGEPPFVEEGLKQAVAEQIMRGRLTTQRTMPRADAYVVAVPTPLAAGHRADLGSVDAAGAAIAPVLAGGELVILESTSPPGTTARLARAIQAARPDLAVPLTEQDDAGGATTRATPPAARARRAGAAVDVVHCPERVLPGRAMAEIVENDRIIGGLTARGARRAMSLYAAFSTGELLLTDARTAELAKLAENAYRDVNIAFANELAAICADQGVDPWELIELANRHPRVSILDPGPGVGGHCIAVDPWFIVEAAPERARLIRAAREVNDAAPGRVVEQVLGAVRGQAAPTIAALGLAFKADVDDLRGSPALAIVEALARALPRARIIVAEPHIDALPESLSGWPKVSLAPIEDAVAQASTVVLLVDHREMRDLDHAALAGRAVIDTRGLWRQRRP from the coding sequence GTGACGACGACGCGGACCCTCGCCCCGGCCGACCCATCGGACGGGGCCCCGATCAGCACCGTCGCGGTGGTTGGCCTGGGATACATCGGCCTGCCCACCGCCGCGGCCCTGAGCAGTGCCGGCCTGAGGGTCATCGGCGTGGACACTTCCGCGTCGAGAGTCGAGGCCGTGGGCAGGGGCGAGCCCCCCTTCGTCGAGGAGGGCCTCAAGCAGGCCGTCGCCGAGCAGATCATGAGGGGCAGGCTCACCACGCAGCGGACCATGCCCCGGGCCGACGCCTACGTCGTCGCCGTCCCCACGCCCCTGGCCGCCGGCCATCGGGCGGACCTGGGCAGCGTCGACGCCGCGGGGGCGGCCATCGCGCCGGTGCTGGCCGGGGGCGAGCTCGTCATCCTGGAGTCGACGTCGCCGCCGGGCACTACGGCGCGCTTGGCCCGCGCCATCCAGGCGGCGCGCCCCGACCTGGCGGTCCCGCTCACCGAGCAGGACGACGCCGGTGGCGCAACCACCCGTGCCACGCCCCCCGCCGCTCGCGCGCGGCGCGCCGGCGCGGCCGTCGACGTCGTCCACTGCCCCGAGCGGGTGCTGCCGGGGCGGGCGATGGCCGAGATCGTCGAGAACGACAGGATCATTGGCGGGCTCACCGCCCGAGGGGCGCGGCGGGCCATGAGCCTCTACGCCGCCTTCTCCACCGGCGAGCTCCTGCTCACCGACGCGCGCACGGCGGAGCTGGCTAAGCTGGCGGAGAACGCCTACCGGGACGTCAACATCGCGTTCGCCAACGAGCTCGCCGCGATCTGCGCCGACCAGGGCGTGGACCCCTGGGAGCTCATCGAGTTGGCCAACCGGCACCCGAGGGTGTCGATCCTCGATCCCGGGCCCGGCGTGGGCGGGCACTGCATCGCGGTGGACCCCTGGTTCATCGTCGAGGCCGCCCCCGAGCGGGCGCGGCTCATCCGCGCCGCCCGCGAGGTCAATGACGCCGCGCCCGGGCGCGTCGTCGAGCAGGTGCTGGGCGCCGTGAGGGGGCAGGCGGCCCCCACCATCGCGGCGCTGGGGCTCGCCTTCAAGGCCGACGTCGACGATCTGCGCGGATCCCCCGCCCTGGCGATCGTCGAGGCGCTGGCGCGGGCGCTCCCGCGCGCGCGGATCATCGTCGCCGAGCCGCATATCGACGCCCTTCCGGAATCCCTGTCCGGCTGGCCCAAAGTGAGTCTGGCGCCCATCGAGGACGCGGTGGCCCAGGCGAGCACCGTGGTCCTCCTCGTGGACCACCGGGAGATGCGCGACCTCGATCATGCGGCGCTCGCCGGCAGGGCGGTTATCGACACCCGGGGCCTCTGGCGCCAGCGGAGACCCTGA
- a CDS encoding LCP family protein, translated as MNETPDLVPAADDNARNPDVPSDTDDSSAEVPLPGDPMSPADPGPADDATRAVLPARHRGRRGRRWRVGLVSVLVLLLVLVTGVGAFGWWLRHRVDSAIERIPDPFASLTERPSAADAQGDAPVNILVMGSDSRISAGDPSQWKQGGQRTDAMMLIHINGDRRGVSVISIPRDSWVPIPGHGTGKINAAFSYGGPALAIQTVESLTGVRIDHFAVTDFESFAALTDEIGGVTLRLRNPTTLAGTEFAAGPQRLNGAQALAFTRERYSLSRGDFSRIQRQQAWMRAVVSQVLNGGLMSDPAGLYRFLSVAARTMAVDEGFSIDEMQSLALSLRGLGSSGITYVTAPVQGTGTSEDGQSIVLLDRAADAALFEAVANDTVSQYLAEHADAVPQLPAAVE; from the coding sequence ATGAACGAGACCCCTGATCTCGTCCCTGCCGCTGATGACAACGCGAGAAATCCGGATGTGCCGAGCGACACCGACGATTCAAGCGCCGAGGTGCCCCTGCCAGGCGATCCGATGAGCCCCGCTGATCCGGGCCCCGCCGATGACGCGACCCGCGCCGTGCTCCCCGCGCGCCACCGAGGGCGCCGAGGGCGCCGCTGGCGGGTCGGGCTCGTCTCCGTCCTGGTCCTCCTGCTCGTCCTGGTCACGGGCGTCGGCGCCTTCGGATGGTGGCTGCGTCATCGCGTGGACTCGGCCATCGAGAGGATCCCGGACCCCTTCGCCAGCCTCACCGAGCGCCCCTCCGCGGCGGACGCCCAGGGCGATGCCCCGGTCAACATCCTCGTCATGGGGTCGGACTCCCGGATCAGCGCCGGCGACCCCTCCCAATGGAAGCAGGGCGGCCAGCGCACGGACGCCATGATGCTCATCCACATCAACGGCGACCGCCGGGGCGTCTCGGTCATCTCCATCCCGAGGGACTCCTGGGTCCCCATCCCCGGGCACGGCACCGGGAAGATCAACGCCGCCTTCTCCTACGGCGGGCCGGCCCTGGCGATCCAAACCGTTGAGAGCCTCACTGGCGTGCGCATCGACCACTTCGCGGTGACCGACTTCGAGTCCTTCGCCGCCCTCACCGACGAGATCGGCGGGGTGACGCTGCGCCTGAGGAATCCGACCACGCTGGCGGGTACCGAGTTCGCCGCGGGCCCCCAGCGCCTCAACGGCGCGCAGGCCCTGGCCTTCACCAGGGAGCGCTACAGCCTCTCCCGGGGCGACTTCTCCAGGATCCAGCGCCAGCAGGCCTGGATGAGGGCCGTCGTCTCCCAGGTCCTCAACGGGGGCCTCATGTCCGATCCCGCGGGGCTCTACAGATTCCTCTCCGTGGCGGCCCGCACCATGGCGGTGGACGAGGGCTTCTCTATCGACGAGATGCAGTCCCTCGCCCTGAGCCTGCGAGGCCTGGGATCGAGCGGCATCACCTACGTGACCGCCCCCGTCCAGGGGACGGGCACGAGTGAGGACGGCCAGTCGATCGTCCTGCTGGACCGGGCCGCCGACGCCGCGCTGTTCGAGGCGGTCGCCAACGACACCGTCTCCCAGTACCTCGCCGAGCACGCCGACGCCGTCCCGCAACTGCCAGCGGCCGTCGAATGA
- the tagD gene encoding glycerol-3-phosphate cytidylyltransferase, producing MRRVITYGTFDLLHYGHIELLRRARALGDYLVVALSSDEFNAGKGKKAYFSYGERRAMLEAIRYVDLVVPENNWEQKVDDLVKYEIDTFVMGDDWTGRFDEQLGGLCEIVYLPRTPEISTTQIKGDIAQS from the coding sequence ATGCGTCGCGTCATCACATATGGGACATTCGATCTCCTGCACTACGGGCATATCGAGCTGCTCCGGCGCGCGAGGGCCCTCGGCGACTATCTCGTGGTCGCCCTGTCGTCTGATGAATTCAACGCCGGGAAGGGCAAGAAGGCCTACTTCTCCTACGGGGAGCGCCGGGCGATGCTCGAAGCCATCCGCTATGTCGACCTGGTGGTCCCCGAGAACAACTGGGAGCAGAAGGTCGATGACCTCGTCAAGTACGAGATCGACACCTTCGTCATGGGTGATGACTGGACGGGTCGGTTCGATGAGCAGCTCGGCGGTCTCTGCGAGATCGTGTACCTGCCCCGGACGCCTGAGATCTCGACGACTCAGATCAAGGGCGATATCGCCCAGTCCTGA